One Notolabrus celidotus isolate fNotCel1 chromosome 16, fNotCel1.pri, whole genome shotgun sequence DNA window includes the following coding sequences:
- the LOC117828326 gene encoding uncharacterized protein LOC117828326, with product MQQVARKRISQGNTQAYWLGQKDVSARAASCSGSGTGFNNDPSLDPKFYNQNWMKSIPDETPVSAIPIPGTHDSSSFHWLLPKRIKFDEVLKIIFKFLNAHGSETVLLKVTLHGNSKKKMVGLMDKVVKNFKDKIWTEWEVPNMNQARGKIVFLRSETYHIYDFVGQHKKMSLNQGCLGVFSMDFPSADLIKAIIQIKPCKCGSGGRLGEGEGEG from the exons ATGCAACAGGTGGCCAGGAAGAGGATCAGTCAAGGCAACACACAAGCTTATTGGCTGGGACAGAAAGACGTGTCAGCACG AGCAGCCTCCTGTTCTGGTTCAGGGACAGGTTTCAATAATGACCCATCCTTAGACCCCAAATTTTACAACCAGAATTGGATGAAGTCTATACCCGATGAGACTCCAGTATCTGCTATTCCCATTCCCGGAACACATGACAGCTCATCGTT TCACTGGCTGCTTCCAAAACGAATCAAATTTGATGAAGTACTGAAGATAATTTTCAAGTTCTTGAATGCTCATGGCAGTGAGACAGTGCTGTTGAAGGTGACACTCCATggaaattctaaaaaaaaaatggtgggACTCATGGATAAAGTCGTCAAAAACTTCAAAGATAAAATATGGACTGAGTGGGAAGTACCAAACATGAACCAAGCAAGGGGCAAGATTGTTTTTCTGCGAAGTGAGACATACCAT atTTATGACTTTGTGGggcaacacaaaaaaatgtctttgaatCAAGGGTGCTTAGGTGTCTTTAGTATGGACTTCCCCAGTGCAGATCTTATAAAAGCAATCATTCAAATCAAACCATGCAAATGTGGAAGTGGTGGGAGACTAGGAGAAGGTGAAGGAGAAG GGTAA